From one Ursus arctos isolate Adak ecotype North America unplaced genomic scaffold, UrsArc2.0 scaffold_26, whole genome shotgun sequence genomic stretch:
- the C1S gene encoding complement C1s subcomponent isoform X1 — protein MSLQRCTWTLFPLSSQENSSDLKPRCIVLFSLLASVYAEPTMYGEILSPNYPQAYPNEIEKSWDIEVPEGYGIHLYFTHLDIELSENCAYDSVQIMSGDFEEGKLCGQRTSKNPNSQIVEEFQVPYNKLQVIFKSDFSNEERFTGFAAYYVAVDINECTDFADAPCSHFCNNFIGGYFCSCPPEHFLHDDMKNCGVNCSGDVFTTLLGEIASPNYPNPYPENSRCEYQILLEEGYQVVVTMRREDFDVEPADSKGHCPDSLVFVARDKQFGPYCGNGLAAPLNIETKSNTVNVIFQTDQTGQKKGWKLRYRGDPIPCPKEVTANSVWEPEKAKYVFKDVVKITCVEGFEVVQGSVGSTSFYSTCQSNGKWSNSKLKCQPVDCGSPEPIPNGKVEDPEHTLFGSVIHYTCEEPYYYMEDEESGEYHCAGNGSWVNKLLGTELPKCVPVCGVPSKPFRGTQRIFGGIVAEIQNFPWQVFFLDPWAGGALIDEYWVLTAAHVVEGNRDPVMYVGSTSVVASQRAKAQMLTAERVIIHPGWEFLDAPETRKNFDNDIALVQLKEPVKMGPTVSPICLPSTSSEYNPSVGDLGLISGWGRTMVRDHVILLRGAMLPVAPLEKCREVKGKNVNVDINSYVFTNNMICAGGEKGVDSCEGDSGGAFALRVPNEETLKYYVAGLVSWGPQCGTYGIYTRVQNYVDWIMKTIQENSTPRMD, from the exons ATGAGTCTGCAGAGATGTACGTGGACTCTATTCCCTTTATCTTCTCAAGAAAACAGCTCAGATCTGAAGCCCAG gtgcATTGTCCTGTTTTCCCTTTTGGCATCTGTTTATGCTGAGCCTACTATGTATGGAGAGATCCTGTCCCCTAACTATCCTCAGGCATACCCCAATGAGATAGAGAAATCTTGGGATATAGAAGTTCCTGAAGGGTACGGGATCCATCTCTACTTCACCCATCTGGACATAGAGCTGTCAGAGAACTGTGCATATGACTCGGTGCAG ATAATGTCAGGAGACTTTGAAGAAGGGAAACTCTGTGGACAGAGGACCAGCAAGAATCCCAACTCCCAAATTGTGGAAGAGTTCCAAGTCCCATACAATAAACTCCAGGTGATCTTTAAGTCAGACTTCTCCAATGAAGAGCGTTTCACTGGGTTTGCTGCATACTATGTTGCTGTAG ATATAAATGAGTGCACAGACTTTGCAGATGCCCCTTGTAGCCACTTCTGCAACAACTTCATTGGTGGTTacttctgctcctgccccccagaACACTTCCTCCATGATGATATGAAGAATTGCGGAG tCAATTGCAGTGGGGATGTATTCACTACACTGCTTGGGGAAATTGCAAGTCCCAATTATCCCAATCCATACCCAGAGAACTCAAGGTGTGAATATCAGATCCTGTTGGAGGAGGGATACCAAGTGGTAGTGACTATGCGGAGAGAAGATTTTGATGTGGAACCAGCTGATTCAAAGGGCCACTGCCCTGACAGTTTAGTT TTCGTTGCAAGAGACAAGCAATTTGGTCCTTACTGTGGTAATGGACTTGCTGCGCCACTGAATATTGAAACCAAGAGTAACACTGTTAATGTCATCTTCCAAACTGACCAAACAGGGCAAAAAAAGGGCTGGAAACTTCGTTACCGTGGAGATC CAATCCCTTGTCCCAAAGAAGTCACTGCCAATTCTGTTTGGGAGCCCGAGAAagcaaaatatgtgttcaaagaTGTGGTAAAGATAACCTGTGTGGAAGGGTTTGAAGTTGTACAG GGAAGTGTTGGCTCGACATCTTTCTATTCTACTTGTCAAAGTAATGGAAAGTGGAGTAATTCCAAACTGAAATGTCAac CTGTGGACTGTGGCTCTCCTGAACCCATTCCGAATGGTAAAGTCGAAGATCCAGAACATACTTTATTTGGTTCTGTCATTCATTACACTTGTGAGGAGCCATATTACTACATGGAAGATGAAGAAAGCG GAGAGTATCACTGCGCAGGCAATGGGAGCTGGGTGAACAAATTGCTGGGCACGGAGCTGCCAAAATGTGTTCCAG TCTGTGGTGTTCCCAGCAAGCCCTTTAGAGGAACACAGAGGATATTTGGAGGAATCGTTGCAGAGATTCAAAATTTCCCCTGGCAAGTCTTCTTTTTGGACCCATGGGCTGGTGGGGCTCTCATCGATGAGTACTGGGTGCTGACAGCTGCCCACGTCGTGGAGGGAAACCGTGACCCAGTAATGTACGTTGGGTCCACCTCAGTGGTCGCCTCACAACGGGCAAAAGCCCAGATGCTCACTGCTGAGCGTGTGATTATTCATCCGGGTTGGGAATTCCTGGATGCCCCAGAAACACGGAAGAATTTCGACAATGACATTGCTCTTGTGCAGCTTAAAGAGCCAGTGAAAATGGGACCCACTGTCTCCCCCATCTGCCTGCCAAGCACCTCCTCAGAATACAACCCCTCAGTGGGAGACCTGGGACTGATCTCAGGCTGGGGCCGAACCATGGTAAGAGATCATGTGATCCTGCTCCGAGGGGCAATGTTACCTGTTGCTCCCTTAGAAAAATGCCGGGAGGTGAAAGGGAAAAATGTCAATGTGGATATAAATTCCTATGTTTTCACTAATAACATGATCTGTgctggaggagagaagggtgTTGATAGCTGTGAAGGGGACAGTGGTGGGGCCTTTGCTCTACGGGTTCCCAATGAAGAGACCCTCAAATACTATGTAGCTGGTCTGGTGTCCTGGGGCCCCCAGTGTGGAACGTATGGAATCTACACACGAGTGCAGAACTACGTTGACTGGATAATGAAGACAATACAGGAAAATAGTACCCCCAGAATGGACTAA
- the C1S gene encoding complement C1s subcomponent isoform X2 — MNKFPEMWCIVLFSLLASVYAEPTMYGEILSPNYPQAYPNEIEKSWDIEVPEGYGIHLYFTHLDIELSENCAYDSVQIMSGDFEEGKLCGQRTSKNPNSQIVEEFQVPYNKLQVIFKSDFSNEERFTGFAAYYVAVDINECTDFADAPCSHFCNNFIGGYFCSCPPEHFLHDDMKNCGVNCSGDVFTTLLGEIASPNYPNPYPENSRCEYQILLEEGYQVVVTMRREDFDVEPADSKGHCPDSLVFVARDKQFGPYCGNGLAAPLNIETKSNTVNVIFQTDQTGQKKGWKLRYRGDPIPCPKEVTANSVWEPEKAKYVFKDVVKITCVEGFEVVQGSVGSTSFYSTCQSNGKWSNSKLKCQPVDCGSPEPIPNGKVEDPEHTLFGSVIHYTCEEPYYYMEDEESGEYHCAGNGSWVNKLLGTELPKCVPVCGVPSKPFRGTQRIFGGIVAEIQNFPWQVFFLDPWAGGALIDEYWVLTAAHVVEGNRDPVMYVGSTSVVASQRAKAQMLTAERVIIHPGWEFLDAPETRKNFDNDIALVQLKEPVKMGPTVSPICLPSTSSEYNPSVGDLGLISGWGRTMVRDHVILLRGAMLPVAPLEKCREVKGKNVNVDINSYVFTNNMICAGGEKGVDSCEGDSGGAFALRVPNEETLKYYVAGLVSWGPQCGTYGIYTRVQNYVDWIMKTIQENSTPRMD; from the exons ATGAACAAATTTCCAGAGATGTG gtgcATTGTCCTGTTTTCCCTTTTGGCATCTGTTTATGCTGAGCCTACTATGTATGGAGAGATCCTGTCCCCTAACTATCCTCAGGCATACCCCAATGAGATAGAGAAATCTTGGGATATAGAAGTTCCTGAAGGGTACGGGATCCATCTCTACTTCACCCATCTGGACATAGAGCTGTCAGAGAACTGTGCATATGACTCGGTGCAG ATAATGTCAGGAGACTTTGAAGAAGGGAAACTCTGTGGACAGAGGACCAGCAAGAATCCCAACTCCCAAATTGTGGAAGAGTTCCAAGTCCCATACAATAAACTCCAGGTGATCTTTAAGTCAGACTTCTCCAATGAAGAGCGTTTCACTGGGTTTGCTGCATACTATGTTGCTGTAG ATATAAATGAGTGCACAGACTTTGCAGATGCCCCTTGTAGCCACTTCTGCAACAACTTCATTGGTGGTTacttctgctcctgccccccagaACACTTCCTCCATGATGATATGAAGAATTGCGGAG tCAATTGCAGTGGGGATGTATTCACTACACTGCTTGGGGAAATTGCAAGTCCCAATTATCCCAATCCATACCCAGAGAACTCAAGGTGTGAATATCAGATCCTGTTGGAGGAGGGATACCAAGTGGTAGTGACTATGCGGAGAGAAGATTTTGATGTGGAACCAGCTGATTCAAAGGGCCACTGCCCTGACAGTTTAGTT TTCGTTGCAAGAGACAAGCAATTTGGTCCTTACTGTGGTAATGGACTTGCTGCGCCACTGAATATTGAAACCAAGAGTAACACTGTTAATGTCATCTTCCAAACTGACCAAACAGGGCAAAAAAAGGGCTGGAAACTTCGTTACCGTGGAGATC CAATCCCTTGTCCCAAAGAAGTCACTGCCAATTCTGTTTGGGAGCCCGAGAAagcaaaatatgtgttcaaagaTGTGGTAAAGATAACCTGTGTGGAAGGGTTTGAAGTTGTACAG GGAAGTGTTGGCTCGACATCTTTCTATTCTACTTGTCAAAGTAATGGAAAGTGGAGTAATTCCAAACTGAAATGTCAac CTGTGGACTGTGGCTCTCCTGAACCCATTCCGAATGGTAAAGTCGAAGATCCAGAACATACTTTATTTGGTTCTGTCATTCATTACACTTGTGAGGAGCCATATTACTACATGGAAGATGAAGAAAGCG GAGAGTATCACTGCGCAGGCAATGGGAGCTGGGTGAACAAATTGCTGGGCACGGAGCTGCCAAAATGTGTTCCAG TCTGTGGTGTTCCCAGCAAGCCCTTTAGAGGAACACAGAGGATATTTGGAGGAATCGTTGCAGAGATTCAAAATTTCCCCTGGCAAGTCTTCTTTTTGGACCCATGGGCTGGTGGGGCTCTCATCGATGAGTACTGGGTGCTGACAGCTGCCCACGTCGTGGAGGGAAACCGTGACCCAGTAATGTACGTTGGGTCCACCTCAGTGGTCGCCTCACAACGGGCAAAAGCCCAGATGCTCACTGCTGAGCGTGTGATTATTCATCCGGGTTGGGAATTCCTGGATGCCCCAGAAACACGGAAGAATTTCGACAATGACATTGCTCTTGTGCAGCTTAAAGAGCCAGTGAAAATGGGACCCACTGTCTCCCCCATCTGCCTGCCAAGCACCTCCTCAGAATACAACCCCTCAGTGGGAGACCTGGGACTGATCTCAGGCTGGGGCCGAACCATGGTAAGAGATCATGTGATCCTGCTCCGAGGGGCAATGTTACCTGTTGCTCCCTTAGAAAAATGCCGGGAGGTGAAAGGGAAAAATGTCAATGTGGATATAAATTCCTATGTTTTCACTAATAACATGATCTGTgctggaggagagaagggtgTTGATAGCTGTGAAGGGGACAGTGGTGGGGCCTTTGCTCTACGGGTTCCCAATGAAGAGACCCTCAAATACTATGTAGCTGGTCTGGTGTCCTGGGGCCCCCAGTGTGGAACGTATGGAATCTACACACGAGTGCAGAACTACGTTGACTGGATAATGAAGACAATACAGGAAAATAGTACCCCCAGAATGGACTAA